One Malania oleifera isolate guangnan ecotype guangnan chromosome 9, ASM2987363v1, whole genome shotgun sequence DNA segment encodes these proteins:
- the LOC131163784 gene encoding probable xyloglucan galactosyltransferase GT19, with translation MAGNSIFTASAIFFVFFANLAFSQSNNLDPECDNRRIYIRRLPPRFNLDLLSNCSQYPIFDDFCPYLANHGLGQFTHNRSSSWYRTDPLMLELLFHRRILEYPCLTPDPASADAVFLPYYAAIDALRYLYGPDVNSSAEHGLALYRFLRRDSPRIWRRHHGHDHFLVMARPAWDFSQPPSYDPPVWGTSFLEIPQFYNVTALTLESRAWPWQEQAIPYPTSFHPPNLALFESWLRRVRRSRRTTLALFSGGGGVSASPNIRRSIRDECENNTATNGTSANGFSTLCEIVDCSNGVCEHDPIRYMRPMLESSFCLQPPGDTPTRRSTFDGILAGCIPVFFEEQSARAQYGWHLPEEEYGEFSVFIPKEDVVFKGMKILDVLMGIPRGEVRRMREKVLEFLPRIMYRKHGSSLGLRAKKDAFDVAVEGALQRIKSRINEVSDQ, from the coding sequence ATGGCTGGTAACTCTATCTTCACCGCCTCCGCCATCTTCTTCGTCTTCTTTGCAAATTTGGCATTTTCCCAATCCAATAATCTCGACCCAGAATGCGATAACCGCCGAATCTACATCAGGCGGCTCCCGCCGCGCTTCAATCTGGATCTCCTCTCCAACTGCTCCCAATACCCTATATTCGACGACTTCTGCCCGTACTTGGCCAACCATGGCCTCGGACAGTTCACCCACAACCGCTCCAGCAGCTGGTACCGCACCGATCCCCTCATGCTCGAACTCCTTTTCCACCGTCGGATCCTCGAGTACCCCTGCCTCACCCCAGATCCCGCCTCCGCCGACGCCGTCTTCCTCCCATACTACGCCGCCATCGACGCCCTCCGCTACCTCTACGGCCCCGACGTCAATTCCAGCGCCGAACACGGCCTCGCCCTGTACCGCTTTCTGCGGCGAGACTCTCCCCGCATATGGCGGCGACACCACGGCCACGACCACTTCCTGGTCATGGCTCGCCCCGCTTGGGACTTTTCTCAGCCGCCGTCGTACGATCCGCCTGTTTGGGGCACTTCCTTCCTCGAAATCCCCCAATTCTACAATGTCACCGCCCTGACTCTGGAGTCTCGTGCCTGGCCTTGGCAGGAACAAGCAATCCCCTATCCGACGTCATTCCACCCTCCCAACCTTGCGCTCTTCGAGTCGTGGCTACGCCGGGTGCGGCGGTCCCGACGCACCACGCTCGCTCTGTTCTCCGGCGGCGGCGGCGTGTCCGCGTCGCCGAACATCCGGCGAAGCATCCGCGACGAGTGCGAGAACAATACCGCGACGAACGGTACCAGCGCTAATGGATTTTCCACACTATGTGAGATTGTCGATTGCTCTAATGGAGTTTGTGAGCACGACCCAATTCGGTACATGAGGCCGATGCTGGAATCGAGCTTTTGCTTGCAACCGCCGGGGGACACGCCGACGCGGCGGTCGACGTTCGATGGGATCCTGGCCGGGTGCATACCGGTTTTCTTCGAGGAGCAGTCAGCGAGGGCGCAGTACGGGTGGCATTTGCCAGAGGAGGAGTACGGGGAGTTCTCCGTTTTCATTCCCAAGGAAGATGTGGTGTTCAAAGGGATGAAGATTTTGGATGTGTTAATGGGAATACCCAGAGGCGAAGTGAGAAGAATGAGGGAGAAAGTGTTGGAGTTTCTGCCCAGGATCATGTACAGAAAGCATGGGAGCTCGCTGGGTTTGAGAGCTAAGAAAGATGCATTTGATGTGGCAGTGGAAGGTGCACTACAGAGGATCAAATCTAGGATTAATGAAGTTTCAGATCAATGA